The Miscanthus floridulus cultivar M001 chromosome 7, ASM1932011v1, whole genome shotgun sequence genome includes a region encoding these proteins:
- the LOC136468040 gene encoding uncharacterized protein isoform X2 has product MGAAADFRRDLEDLVCDHLGGCFSPPPSSSSSCSAAAGGGAADHEPDGEAESSAARRRRRESRLLSRWVARQAEEVLSSMEREVERRNREAELLALARLHPVSTLDPSSFLLSSPAAPPPPRPQAPSPAAPSSLLQMWRELEHRRADAAHAHPFHRESSPDNADRDRERVRQIARRLTDTADGPTAAATATGEWLGETERQRVRLVREWVQMASQPRDSRGGARRDEPAAGADRDRPGEPPRLRGRQARLDVISRMARERQRELQGISGYHVVSEFPRRSRNRIQGLLRGRFLRNGALEEERPPSVAARELGQLRQSHRMPALRSESVASSQDVSQSDASVAESVRLLGNDESQQGADVAFTDSEDTAQTLLENVDLQEMGADRAEAHSPIPLDGMAVMQESLTQGDNMRQDETEDDTGFWQSSLDGRLDRWPSEIDEGADRTWEDNAEDLHSETVEDDDREHGHLQEEHDGWHDDESHGTMENWQDDYQDSALDTGPIPRTENRFIPPDDDNVYSMELRELLSRRSVSNLLSNGFGESLERLIRSYVQRRGHGPLNWNLDAAMPASNAPNANQEQERNPETRQFQAPVNRPALIIPPPPLPPRQPLWHRELRHNNWSSRHREWDAINDLRADMGRLQQGMGSMQRMLEACMDMQLELQRSVRQEVSAALNRFAGPEGFSMDLSEDGSKWNQVRKGTCCVCCDTQIDSLLYRCGHMCTCSKCANELVRSGGKCPLCRAPIVEVVRAYSVM; this is encoded by the exons atggGCGCCGCCGCCGACTTCCGCCGCGACCTCGAGGACCTCGTCTGCGACCACCTTGGCGGCTGcttctcgccgccgccgtcctcctcctcctcctgctccgccGCGGCGGGGGGAGGCGCCGCGGACCATGAGCCCGACGGCGAGGCCGAGTCGTCGGCGGCGCGCAGGCGGAGGCGGGAGTCGCGCCTTCTCAGCCGCTGGGTCGCGCGCCAGGCCGAGGAGGTGCTCTCCTCCATGGAGCGCGAGGTCGAGCGCCGCAACCGCGAGGCCGAGCTCCTCGCGCTCGCGCGCCTCCACCCGGTCTCCACCCTCGACCcatcctccttcctcctctcctcgcccgccgcgccgccgccgccgcgcccgcaggCGCCCTCCCCCGCCGCGCCCTCCTCGCTCCTGCAGATGTGGCGCGAGCTCGAGCACCGCCGCGCCGACGCAGCCCACGCCCACCCCTTCCACCGCGAGTCCTCCCCGGACAACGCCGACCGTGACCGCGAGCGCGTGCGCCAGATCGCGCGACGCCTCACGGACACCGCCGACGGTccaaccgccgccgccaccgccaccggggAGTGGCTCGGCGAGACGGAGAGGCAGAGGGTCAGGCTCGTGAGGGAGTGGGTGCAGATGGCCAGCCAGCCGCGCGACTCCCGTGGGGGCGCGCGCAGGGACGAGCCTGCCGCCGGCGCCGACAGGGACAGGCCAGGGGAGCCTCCTCGGCTACGAGGCCGGCAGGCACGATTGGATGTCATCAGCCGGATGGCCAGGGAGCGTCAGCGCGAGCTGCAGGGAATATCAGGGTACCATGTCGTGTCGGAGTTTCCTCGCCGCAGCCGCAACCGCATCCAG GGACTGCTTAGGGGGAGGTTCTTGAGGAATGGGGCGCTTGAAGAGGAGCGACCACCATCTGTGGCAGCGAGGGAGCTCGGGCAGCTGAGGCAGAGCCATCGTATGCCCGCCTTGAG ATCAGAGAGTGTTGCAAGTAGTCAAGATGTTAGCCAATCTGATGCTTCTGTGGCTGAGAGTGTTAGATTACTAGGTAATGATGAATCTCAGCAAGGGGCTGATGTGGCTTTTACTGATAGTGAGGATACCGCCCAAACATTGCTGGAGAATGTGGATTTACAAGAAATGGGTGCAGATCGTGCCGAGGCACACTCACCTATACCTTTGGATGGCATGGCTGTGATGCAAGAGTCTCTAACTCAAGGTGATAACATGCGGCAAGATGAGACAGAAGATGACACGGGATTCTGGCAGTCATCTTTGGATGGCAGGCTTGATAGGTGGCCCAGTGAGATTGATGAAGGTGCTGACAGAACTTGGGAAGATAATGCAGAAGACTTACACAGTGAAACTGTGGAGGATGATGACAGGGAGCATGGTCATCTACAAGAAGAGCATGATGGATGGCATGATGACGAGTCTCATGGTACCATGGAGAACTGGCAAGATGATTACCAAGATTCCGCACTTGATACAGGCCCCATTCCTAGGACCGAAAATAGGTTTATCCCACCTGACGATGACAATGTGTACAGCATGGAACTTAGAGAATTACTTAGCAG GCGAAGTGTGTCCAATCTTCTTAGTAATGGTTTTGGTGAAAGTTTGGAGCGATTAATAAGGTCATATGTTCAACGGCGTGGTCATGGTCCCCTCAACTGGAATCTTGATGCAGCCATGCCCGCTTCAAATGCACCAAATGCAAATCAGGAACAAGAAAGGAACCCTGAAACTCGGCAATTCCAGGCTCCTGTCAATAGACCTGCCCTTATTATCCCTCCTCCACCTTTGCCACCGCGACAACCATTATGGCACAGAGAACTGCGTCATAACAACTGGAGCAGCAGACACAGG GAATGGGATGCTATTAATGATTTAAGAGCTGATATGGGTAGACTTCAGCAAGGGATGGGCAGCATGCAGAGGATGCTGGAAGCGTGCATGGACATGCAGCTGGAGTTGCAGCGTTCTGTGAGACAAGAAGTGTCAGCTGCCTTGAATCGATTTGCAGGACCTGAAG GATTCTCGATGGATCTGTCTGAAGATGGATCAAAATGGAATCAAGTGAGGAAAGGAACCTGCTGTGTATGCTGTGATACGCAAATCGATTCTCTACTGTACAG GTGTGGGCACATGTGTACTTGCTCGAAATGTGCAAATGAGCTGGTGCGCAGCGGTGGCAAGTGCCCGCTCTGCCGGGCTCCCATCGTGGAGGTGGTCCGCGCATACTCGGTAATGTAA
- the LOC136468040 gene encoding uncharacterized protein isoform X1, giving the protein MGAAADFRRDLEDLVCDHLGGCFSPPPSSSSSCSAAAGGGAADHEPDGEAESSAARRRRRESRLLSRWVARQAEEVLSSMEREVERRNREAELLALARLHPVSTLDPSSFLLSSPAAPPPPRPQAPSPAAPSSLLQMWRELEHRRADAAHAHPFHRESSPDNADRDRERVRQIARRLTDTADGPTAAATATGEWLGETERQRVRLVREWVQMASQPRDSRGGARRDEPAAGADRDRPGEPPRLRGRQARLDVISRMARERQRELQGISGYHVVSEFPRRSRNRIQGLLRGRFLRNGALEEERPPSVAARELGQLRQSHRMPALRSESVASSQDVSQSDASVAESVRLLGNDESQQGADVAFTDSEDTAQTLLENVDLQEMGADRAEAHSPIPLDGMAVMQESLTQGDNMRQDETEDDTGFWQSSLDGRLDRWPSEIDEGADRTWEDNAEDLHSETVEDDDREHGHLQEEHDGWHDDESHGTMENWQDDYQDSALDTGPIPRTENRFIPPDDDNVYSMELRELLSRRSVSNLLSNGFGESLERLIRSYVQRRGHGPLNWNLDAAMPASNAPNANQEQERNPETRQFQAPVNRPALIIPPPPLPPRQPLWHRELRHNNWSSRHRVHADPEWDAINDLRADMGRLQQGMGSMQRMLEACMDMQLELQRSVRQEVSAALNRFAGPEGFSMDLSEDGSKWNQVRKGTCCVCCDTQIDSLLYRCGHMCTCSKCANELVRSGGKCPLCRAPIVEVVRAYSVM; this is encoded by the exons atggGCGCCGCCGCCGACTTCCGCCGCGACCTCGAGGACCTCGTCTGCGACCACCTTGGCGGCTGcttctcgccgccgccgtcctcctcctcctcctgctccgccGCGGCGGGGGGAGGCGCCGCGGACCATGAGCCCGACGGCGAGGCCGAGTCGTCGGCGGCGCGCAGGCGGAGGCGGGAGTCGCGCCTTCTCAGCCGCTGGGTCGCGCGCCAGGCCGAGGAGGTGCTCTCCTCCATGGAGCGCGAGGTCGAGCGCCGCAACCGCGAGGCCGAGCTCCTCGCGCTCGCGCGCCTCCACCCGGTCTCCACCCTCGACCcatcctccttcctcctctcctcgcccgccgcgccgccgccgccgcgcccgcaggCGCCCTCCCCCGCCGCGCCCTCCTCGCTCCTGCAGATGTGGCGCGAGCTCGAGCACCGCCGCGCCGACGCAGCCCACGCCCACCCCTTCCACCGCGAGTCCTCCCCGGACAACGCCGACCGTGACCGCGAGCGCGTGCGCCAGATCGCGCGACGCCTCACGGACACCGCCGACGGTccaaccgccgccgccaccgccaccggggAGTGGCTCGGCGAGACGGAGAGGCAGAGGGTCAGGCTCGTGAGGGAGTGGGTGCAGATGGCCAGCCAGCCGCGCGACTCCCGTGGGGGCGCGCGCAGGGACGAGCCTGCCGCCGGCGCCGACAGGGACAGGCCAGGGGAGCCTCCTCGGCTACGAGGCCGGCAGGCACGATTGGATGTCATCAGCCGGATGGCCAGGGAGCGTCAGCGCGAGCTGCAGGGAATATCAGGGTACCATGTCGTGTCGGAGTTTCCTCGCCGCAGCCGCAACCGCATCCAG GGACTGCTTAGGGGGAGGTTCTTGAGGAATGGGGCGCTTGAAGAGGAGCGACCACCATCTGTGGCAGCGAGGGAGCTCGGGCAGCTGAGGCAGAGCCATCGTATGCCCGCCTTGAG ATCAGAGAGTGTTGCAAGTAGTCAAGATGTTAGCCAATCTGATGCTTCTGTGGCTGAGAGTGTTAGATTACTAGGTAATGATGAATCTCAGCAAGGGGCTGATGTGGCTTTTACTGATAGTGAGGATACCGCCCAAACATTGCTGGAGAATGTGGATTTACAAGAAATGGGTGCAGATCGTGCCGAGGCACACTCACCTATACCTTTGGATGGCATGGCTGTGATGCAAGAGTCTCTAACTCAAGGTGATAACATGCGGCAAGATGAGACAGAAGATGACACGGGATTCTGGCAGTCATCTTTGGATGGCAGGCTTGATAGGTGGCCCAGTGAGATTGATGAAGGTGCTGACAGAACTTGGGAAGATAATGCAGAAGACTTACACAGTGAAACTGTGGAGGATGATGACAGGGAGCATGGTCATCTACAAGAAGAGCATGATGGATGGCATGATGACGAGTCTCATGGTACCATGGAGAACTGGCAAGATGATTACCAAGATTCCGCACTTGATACAGGCCCCATTCCTAGGACCGAAAATAGGTTTATCCCACCTGACGATGACAATGTGTACAGCATGGAACTTAGAGAATTACTTAGCAG GCGAAGTGTGTCCAATCTTCTTAGTAATGGTTTTGGTGAAAGTTTGGAGCGATTAATAAGGTCATATGTTCAACGGCGTGGTCATGGTCCCCTCAACTGGAATCTTGATGCAGCCATGCCCGCTTCAAATGCACCAAATGCAAATCAGGAACAAGAAAGGAACCCTGAAACTCGGCAATTCCAGGCTCCTGTCAATAGACCTGCCCTTATTATCCCTCCTCCACCTTTGCCACCGCGACAACCATTATGGCACAGAGAACTGCGTCATAACAACTGGAGCAGCAGACACAGGGTACATGCAGATCCT GAATGGGATGCTATTAATGATTTAAGAGCTGATATGGGTAGACTTCAGCAAGGGATGGGCAGCATGCAGAGGATGCTGGAAGCGTGCATGGACATGCAGCTGGAGTTGCAGCGTTCTGTGAGACAAGAAGTGTCAGCTGCCTTGAATCGATTTGCAGGACCTGAAG GATTCTCGATGGATCTGTCTGAAGATGGATCAAAATGGAATCAAGTGAGGAAAGGAACCTGCTGTGTATGCTGTGATACGCAAATCGATTCTCTACTGTACAG GTGTGGGCACATGTGTACTTGCTCGAAATGTGCAAATGAGCTGGTGCGCAGCGGTGGCAAGTGCCCGCTCTGCCGGGCTCCCATCGTGGAGGTGGTCCGCGCATACTCGGTAATGTAA